Proteins co-encoded in one Streptomyces roseochromogenus subsp. oscitans DS 12.976 genomic window:
- a CDS encoding saccharopine dehydrogenase family protein, whose translation MSRLNRTNRPYDLVLFGATGFVGTLTAEYLAAHAPKELRWAVAGRDERKLERLRERLPGGAEVGVLRADVSEPASLRALAEHARVVATTVGPYVLYGEELVAACADSGTDYLDLAGEPEFVDLMYVRHDTRARETGARLVHACGFDSVPHDLGVYFTVRQLPEGVPLTVDGYVSVDAAFSGGTLASALNQFARGRHMLAAARERGRHEPRLMGRRVAAPTGAPRFAQEVGAWALPLPTVDPQIVRRSAKALDRYGPDFRYRHYAAVRHLPVALGGVAAVGAVLAAAQLPPARRWLSDRLRPGDGPSAEKRARSRFTVRFVGEGGGRRVCTEVAGGDPGYDETAKMFAEAALCLAFDDLPPTAGQVTTAQAMGDALTERLRAAGITFRVAATGPGASPPV comes from the coding sequence ATGAGCAGGCTGAACAGGACGAATCGTCCCTATGACCTCGTGCTCTTCGGAGCCACCGGATTCGTCGGCACCCTCACGGCGGAGTATCTCGCCGCACACGCGCCGAAGGAACTGCGCTGGGCGGTGGCGGGCCGGGACGAACGGAAGCTGGAGCGGCTGCGCGAGAGGCTGCCCGGCGGCGCGGAGGTCGGCGTCCTGCGGGCCGACGTGTCCGAACCCGCGAGCCTGCGCGCCCTCGCCGAGCACGCGCGCGTGGTGGCCACGACCGTCGGGCCGTACGTGCTGTACGGCGAGGAACTGGTCGCCGCCTGTGCGGACTCCGGCACCGACTATCTGGACCTGGCCGGCGAGCCGGAGTTCGTGGACCTGATGTACGTCCGGCACGACACACGCGCGCGGGAGACGGGTGCGCGGCTGGTGCACGCCTGCGGCTTCGACTCCGTACCCCACGACCTGGGCGTGTACTTCACGGTCCGGCAGCTGCCGGAGGGGGTGCCGCTGACCGTGGACGGCTATGTGAGCGTCGACGCCGCCTTCTCCGGCGGCACCCTGGCCTCGGCGCTGAACCAGTTCGCGCGCGGCCGGCACATGCTGGCAGCGGCGCGCGAACGGGGCCGGCACGAGCCGCGGCTGATGGGACGCCGGGTCGCGGCACCCACGGGCGCGCCCCGGTTCGCCCAGGAGGTCGGCGCATGGGCCCTGCCGCTGCCGACCGTCGACCCGCAGATCGTGCGCCGCTCGGCCAAGGCCCTCGACCGGTACGGCCCCGACTTCCGCTACCGGCACTACGCGGCGGTGCGGCACCTGCCGGTCGCCCTCGGCGGGGTCGCCGCCGTCGGCGCGGTGCTGGCCGCCGCCCAACTGCCGCCCGCGCGACGCTGGTTGTCGGACCGGCTGCGGCCGGGGGACGGACCGAGCGCGGAGAAGCGGGCGAGGAGCCGGTTCACGGTGCGGTTCGTCGGCGAGGGCGGCGGGCGGCGCGTGTGCACGGAGGTCGCGGGCGGCGACCCCGGCTACGACGAGACGGCGAAGATGTTCGCCGAAGCGGCCCTGTGCCTGGCCTTCGACGACCTCCCGCCGACGGCCGGGCAGGTCACCACGGCACAGGCGATGGGCGACGCCCTGACCGAGCGGCTGCGCGCCGCGGGGATCACCTTCCGGGTGGCGGCCACCGGCCCGGGCGCCTCCCCACCGGTTTGA
- a CDS encoding endonuclease V, translating into MTTVGVPAGWPATEDEARAVQDELRGQVVLDEPGPEPGTGHVTGVDVAYDDDRDLVAAAAVVLDAATLDVVAEATAVGRVSFPYVPGLLAFREIPTVRAALDRLPCPPGLVVCDGYGLAHPRRFGLASHLGVLTGLPVIGVAKNPFTFTYDEPGAERGASAPLLAGTEEVGRALRTRDGVKPVFVSVGHRVSLDNALAHTLALTPRYRLPETTRRADALCRRALQEAAQNAAGAACSDAGGAQEATMRQAPTS; encoded by the coding sequence ATGACGACCGTAGGCGTACCCGCGGGCTGGCCCGCGACCGAGGACGAGGCTCGCGCGGTACAGGACGAGCTGCGTGGCCAGGTGGTGCTCGACGAGCCCGGACCGGAGCCCGGGACGGGCCATGTCACGGGTGTCGACGTCGCCTACGACGACGATCGCGACCTGGTCGCCGCGGCGGCCGTGGTGCTGGACGCCGCCACCCTGGACGTGGTGGCCGAGGCGACGGCCGTCGGCCGGGTCTCCTTCCCCTACGTGCCCGGCCTCCTCGCCTTCCGCGAGATCCCCACCGTCCGGGCCGCCCTGGACCGCCTGCCCTGTCCGCCCGGCCTGGTCGTCTGTGACGGCTACGGCCTCGCCCATCCGCGCCGCTTCGGCCTCGCGAGCCACCTCGGTGTGCTCACCGGCCTGCCGGTCATCGGCGTCGCCAAGAACCCGTTCACCTTCACCTACGACGAGCCCGGGGCGGAGCGGGGCGCTTCCGCTCCGCTGCTCGCGGGCACCGAGGAGGTAGGCCGCGCGCTGCGCACCCGGGACGGTGTCAAACCGGTCTTCGTCTCCGTCGGCCACCGGGTGAGCCTGGACAACGCCTTGGCCCACACCTTGGCCCTGACCCCGCGCTACCGGCTGCCGGAGACCACGCGCCGCGCGGACGCCCTGTGCCGCCGGGCCCTCCAGGAGGCGGCACAAAACGCCGCGGGGGCGGCATGCAGTGACGCGGGCGGCGCTCAGGAGGCGACGATGCGCCAGGCGCCGACCTCCTGA
- a CDS encoding YciI family protein, which translates to MFVLELTYTAPLDAVDALLPDHVAWLEEQYEKGFFLASGRKNPRDGGVILAVAEDRSRIEEIVAGDPFTAGGVCTYRVTEFVATKTVPELERHRQTPA; encoded by the coding sequence ATGTTCGTACTGGAGTTGACCTACACCGCGCCCCTCGACGCCGTCGACGCGCTGCTGCCGGACCACGTGGCGTGGCTGGAGGAGCAGTACGAGAAGGGCTTCTTCCTGGCCTCCGGGCGCAAGAACCCCCGGGACGGCGGAGTGATCCTCGCCGTCGCCGAGGACCGCTCCCGGATCGAGGAGATCGTCGCCGGCGACCCGTTCACCGCCGGCGGCGTGTGCACGTACCGCGTCACGGAGTTCGTCGCCACGAAGACGGTTCCGGAGCTGGAGCGCCACCGGCAGACGCCGGCCTGA